In Leptolyngbya sp. SIO1E4, one DNA window encodes the following:
- a CDS encoding DUF58 domain-containing protein gives MTPTLRLYGLLVIGGTIATLLNALAPSENPVSAPLGAMLLFDGAVFMLMLIDGIQVRGAQRAIVRREKLPRLSIGRDNPVTLTVSAPRTAAMLQIYDRYPPEFDEIPMPLALTCPAKTTQTLTYHVFPGKRGEYQWGDLQVRQRGPWGLAWRSWTVPAAQTVAVYPDLVGLRSLSIQLAIQSTGNLRQRKRIGIGTEFAELREYSIGDDPRLIDWKATARRSTPLIRVLEPEREQSLIILLDRGRLMTAQVNALSRFDWGLNATLSLAMAGLHRGDRVGVGVFDREMQTWIPPTGGRQHLQHLIEKLTPLQPVLLESDYLGAVTKVATQQHRRALVVVITDIVDQTASAELLTALTRLKARHLPFCVTLRDPQVDHQAHQFASEVPAAYSRAVALDLLEQRQVAFAQLKQGGVLVLDAPANQITEPLIDDYLRMKARNRL, from the coding sequence ATGACCCCAACTCTCAGGCTGTATGGGCTGTTAGTGATAGGGGGGACGATCGCCACCCTCCTGAATGCCTTGGCCCCCTCCGAAAATCCCGTCTCCGCTCCCCTGGGGGCAATGCTGCTCTTTGATGGTGCAGTATTCATGCTGATGCTGATAGATGGTATCCAGGTCAGGGGGGCACAGCGGGCGATCGTTCGGCGAGAAAAACTGCCGCGTCTTTCTATTGGGCGAGATAACCCGGTAACGCTGACGGTTTCGGCCCCGAGAACCGCTGCTATGCTGCAGATTTACGATCGCTACCCTCCCGAATTCGACGAGATTCCCATGCCCCTGGCCCTGACCTGTCCGGCCAAGACGACCCAAACGCTGACGTATCATGTGTTTCCTGGCAAGCGGGGGGAATATCAGTGGGGGGATTTGCAGGTGCGGCAACGGGGGCCTTGGGGGTTGGCTTGGCGCAGTTGGACGGTTCCGGCGGCTCAAACGGTTGCGGTATATCCTGATTTGGTCGGGTTGCGATCGCTCTCAATTCAGCTGGCGATTCAGTCTACGGGGAATTTGCGCCAGCGTAAACGAATTGGCATCGGCACCGAGTTTGCCGAACTGCGGGAATATAGCATTGGGGACGACCCTCGCCTGATTGACTGGAAGGCGACGGCCCGCCGCAGTACCCCTTTGATCAGGGTGCTGGAACCGGAGCGGGAACAGTCGCTCATCATCCTGTTAGATCGAGGACGGCTGATGACGGCGCAGGTCAACGCGCTATCTCGGTTTGACTGGGGTTTAAATGCAACCCTGTCTCTAGCGATGGCGGGGCTGCATCGGGGCGATCGCGTCGGTGTTGGCGTGTTTGATCGCGAGATGCAGACCTGGATTCCGCCCACAGGGGGACGACAACATCTGCAGCACCTGATCGAAAAACTCACCCCCCTCCAGCCTGTGCTGCTAGAGTCTGATTATTTAGGGGCCGTCACCAAAGTTGCCACCCAGCAGCACCGCCGTGCCCTCGTCGTTGTCATCACCGACATTGTGGATCAAACCGCCTCCGCAGAACTGCTCACCGCCCTCACCCGTCTCAAGGCGCGTCATCTGCCTTTCTGTGTCACCCTGCGCGACCCCCAGGTAGATCACCAAGCCCATCAGTTCGCCTCAGAGGTCCCTGCAGCCTACAGTCGCGCCGTCGCCCTTGACCTGCTAGAACAACGCCAGGTCGCTTTTGCCCAGCTCAAGCAGGGCGGGGTGCTTGTACTGGATGCTCCTGCCAATCAAATTACGGAACCACTGATAGATGACTATTTACGGATGAAAGCCAGGAATCGGTTGTAG
- a CDS encoding MoxR family ATPase, with translation MNELQTQIKQIGHTLGKVVVGQSAIVDQLLVALLSNGHVILEGVPGTGKTLMVKVLARLIQADFCRIQLTPDILPSDILGTNVFDLNTRDFTLKRGPVFTQVLLADEVNRTPPKTQAALLEAMEEQQVTLDGVGHPLPDLFWVIATQNSLEFEGTYPLPEAQLDRFLFKLVVDYPVPQAEKQMLQNSQSGFEARQLNIQTLTALLQDKDILAARQAVRAVKVQEHILDYLLALIQKTRQSPDLSLGASPRSAVSWLQASKAHAWLQGQDYVTPDNVKAVALPLLRHRLILGPEAQLDGLTTHGVIMTLLKQVAVPR, from the coding sequence ATGAATGAATTGCAAACGCAGATCAAGCAAATCGGCCATACCCTTGGGAAAGTGGTAGTCGGTCAGAGCGCGATCGTCGATCAGCTGCTGGTAGCCCTGTTGTCCAACGGCCATGTCATTTTGGAAGGGGTTCCTGGGACGGGCAAAACCCTGATGGTAAAAGTCCTTGCTCGGCTGATCCAGGCAGATTTTTGCCGTATTCAGCTCACCCCCGACATTTTGCCGTCTGACATTTTGGGAACGAACGTTTTTGACCTGAATACCCGTGACTTCACGCTCAAGCGAGGGCCAGTCTTTACCCAGGTCTTGTTAGCCGACGAGGTGAACCGAACCCCGCCTAAAACCCAGGCCGCGCTGCTAGAGGCTATGGAGGAACAGCAGGTCACCCTCGATGGGGTTGGTCACCCTTTACCCGATTTATTTTGGGTGATTGCGACTCAAAACTCCTTGGAATTTGAAGGCACTTATCCTTTACCAGAAGCGCAACTCGATCGCTTCCTTTTCAAACTAGTGGTGGACTATCCAGTCCCTCAAGCTGAGAAACAAATGCTGCAGAATAGCCAATCTGGGTTTGAGGCGCGGCAACTCAATATTCAGACCCTGACAGCACTCCTGCAGGACAAAGATATTTTGGCTGCGCGCCAGGCAGTGAGGGCTGTCAAAGTTCAAGAGCATATTCTGGACTATCTGCTGGCGCTGATTCAGAAGACCCGGCAGTCTCCCGACTTGTCGCTAGGGGCCTCGCCCCGTTCTGCTGTGAGTTGGCTGCAGGCCAGCAAGGCCCATGCCTGGCTGCAAGGGCAAGATTACGTCACCCCCGACAATGTCAAAGCTGTGGCCCTGCCCCTGCTGCGCCATCGCCTAATTTTGGGGCCTGAAGCGCAGCTCGATGGTCTCACCACCCATGGAGTCATCATGACCCTCCTTAAGCAAGTGGCGGTGCCTCGGTAA
- a CDS encoding DUF4350 domain-containing protein, whose amino-acid sequence MTPSVSFSNRYLRIGIVALVILFLLLIILAPATGQKNSGSTFNRAPEGYLGWYRYMEEQGLPVQRWQRPIDDLVAQAAAEPATLLRVHSGLVGPYVAESQSWMQDWLAAGNTVVILGISENITAAPFTTQQESPQGEVVIKTRRRSPVENDRRLLGDDYGAVLWRNNSVEEGGAAYFAVTPHLAANAYLDEPGNYAFLADLMSQSGGTLWVDEYLHGHKAADVIVEEVVSSWGAYLSRTPLKIAVIQLMILLGLLLVSHNRRLGNLTPIKAPQVDNSQAYIEALAAVLYKAESTSFLVDMIAKAERLSLQKSLGLNHTSVNDAALQEAWMQQTGQSGQTLAPLLTPLERGTKQPDHTLKQWLTKLHRIRQTPLR is encoded by the coding sequence ATGACCCCTTCTGTGTCGTTCTCCAATCGGTATCTCCGCATCGGCATCGTAGCGTTAGTCATCCTCTTCTTATTGCTGATAATCTTGGCCCCCGCCACCGGCCAAAAAAACAGTGGTTCTACCTTTAACCGAGCACCTGAGGGGTATCTAGGCTGGTATCGCTATATGGAGGAGCAGGGTCTACCAGTACAGCGCTGGCAACGGCCCATTGACGATTTGGTGGCTCAAGCCGCTGCAGAACCTGCAACGTTACTGCGCGTTCATTCTGGGCTGGTGGGCCCCTACGTCGCTGAGTCCCAATCGTGGATGCAAGACTGGTTAGCCGCAGGCAACACCGTGGTTATCTTGGGCATCTCTGAGAACATCACTGCGGCACCCTTCACGACTCAACAAGAGAGCCCTCAGGGAGAGGTGGTGATCAAAACCCGGCGGCGTTCTCCGGTTGAAAATGACCGTAGGCTACTCGGGGATGATTATGGGGCTGTCCTTTGGCGAAACAACTCAGTGGAGGAAGGCGGAGCCGCTTATTTTGCCGTGACTCCTCACCTGGCGGCCAATGCCTATCTCGACGAGCCCGGCAATTATGCCTTTCTAGCAGATTTGATGAGCCAGAGCGGTGGCACTCTCTGGGTTGATGAATATCTCCATGGCCATAAAGCTGCTGATGTCATTGTGGAGGAAGTGGTGAGTAGCTGGGGAGCTTACTTGTCAAGAACGCCGCTTAAAATTGCGGTCATTCAGCTGATGATTTTGTTAGGGCTGTTACTGGTGTCGCACAATCGACGCCTCGGGAATTTGACCCCGATCAAAGCACCGCAAGTGGATAATAGCCAGGCCTACATCGAGGCATTAGCAGCGGTGCTCTATAAAGCGGAAAGCACCTCTTTTTTAGTAGATATGATTGCTAAGGCTGAGCGACTGTCGCTGCAAAAATCCCTGGGGTTGAATCATACCAGCGTGAATGATGCAGCTCTGCAGGAGGCCTGGATGCAACAGACGGGGCAGTCAGGCCAAACCCTGGCCCCATTGCTCACCCCGCTAGAGCGAGGTACTAAGCAGCCAGATCACACATTAAAGCAGTGGCTGACAAAGCTCCATCGTATTCGTCAGACGCCGCTGCGATAG
- a CDS encoding 8-oxoguanine deaminase → MATLLVKNIHTLATFDDHQREIRQGALFIRDNVIEQVGTTAALPSTADRVLDLGDRHVVLPGLVNTHHHFFQTLTRAYPAAQDKTLFHWLQNLYPVWSNLRADMLYTSVQMAAAELILSGCTMASDHHYLYVNDCTLDDEIRAVQALGLRFHACRGSMTIGESQGGLPPDHLIEQEDFVLKDSQRLIEQYHDPDRYAMVRMTLAPCSPFTVTQDLMRESAAMARSYPGVRLHTHLAENTSDVTYSLERFGQIPGEYAESLGWLGEDVWHAHCVKLTDRSIAKFGNTGTGVAHCPCSNMRLASGIAPLRKMLDHHVPVGLGVDGSASNDSGNLLHEARTAMLAARVRDEDPAALTAREGLAIATRGGARVLGRGDIGALAPGMAADFIAINLDRPTLAGALHDPIAALLFCHIDRVDYSFINGRCVVDNGTLTTVELPKLVETHNRAAQRLVSGE, encoded by the coding sequence GTGGCAACTCTGCTGGTAAAAAACATTCACACGTTGGCAACCTTTGACGATCATCAGAGAGAAATTCGTCAAGGCGCTTTGTTCATTCGTGACAACGTGATAGAGCAGGTTGGTACCACTGCCGCACTCCCTAGCACCGCAGATCGGGTGTTAGATTTGGGCGATCGCCATGTCGTTCTCCCAGGACTCGTCAATACTCACCACCACTTTTTTCAAACCCTGACGCGTGCCTACCCAGCTGCGCAAGATAAAACGCTGTTTCACTGGCTGCAAAACCTTTACCCCGTATGGTCCAACCTGAGGGCTGATATGTTGTACACCAGTGTCCAAATGGCGGCTGCGGAGCTGATTCTCTCTGGGTGTACAATGGCAAGTGATCATCACTATCTGTATGTCAACGATTGCACGCTAGACGATGAGATTCGGGCTGTACAGGCCCTGGGGCTGCGGTTCCACGCCTGCCGAGGCAGCATGACCATTGGTGAAAGCCAGGGTGGCCTGCCCCCCGATCATCTGATCGAACAGGAAGACTTTGTCTTAAAGGACTCCCAACGGCTGATCGAGCAATATCACGACCCCGATCGCTACGCCATGGTGCGCATGACCTTGGCCCCCTGTTCTCCCTTTACGGTCACGCAAGATCTGATGCGAGAGTCGGCGGCTATGGCCCGGTCTTATCCTGGGGTGCGGTTACATACCCACCTGGCGGAAAATACCAGCGACGTGACCTACAGTCTGGAGAGGTTTGGGCAAATTCCAGGAGAATACGCTGAATCGCTTGGCTGGTTAGGAGAAGACGTCTGGCATGCCCACTGCGTCAAGCTCACGGATAGGTCTATTGCTAAATTTGGCAACACCGGGACAGGGGTTGCCCACTGCCCATGCAGCAACATGCGGCTTGCCAGCGGCATCGCCCCCCTGCGTAAAATGCTGGATCACCATGTACCCGTGGGGCTGGGGGTAGACGGCTCAGCGTCTAACGATTCTGGCAACCTGCTCCATGAAGCCCGCACGGCAATGCTGGCAGCTCGGGTCAGAGATGAAGATCCTGCAGCACTTACCGCAAGAGAAGGGTTAGCGATCGCAACGCGGGGCGGGGCGCGCGTTTTAGGGCGAGGGGATATTGGTGCCTTAGCACCAGGGATGGCAGCCGATTTTATTGCGATCAATCTGGATCGTCCGACGTTAGCGGGGGCGCTTCATGACCCCATCGCTGCGCTTTTGTTTTGCCATATTGACCGGGTCGACTACAGCTTTATCAATGGGCGGTGTGTGGTAGATAATGGAACTTTAACGACCGTTGAGCTGCCTAAGCTGGTGGAAACCCATAATCGAGCGGCTCAGCGACTCGTGTCTGGTGAGTAA
- a CDS encoding tetratricopeptide repeat protein, with protein sequence MQWKMLLNEAIDRARRGDLPEAVVLFDQVLRIEPTYSKAYYNKACALSDLGQINAAVAAFSEAIQLNPLYVNAYLNRGNLYRKQGDYVAAMADFEAALQIQPDSAKAYGSRGLTYLSQGYCKAAIGDLDQAIAYSPKFAKLYLWRGCAYLKLENCTKAIADFNTALTYKPSLADAYHSRGLAYMSLGNLYQASADMNQAIELNPELVEAYSNRGILRHKLGDTEGAVADYQRVMTLTSELPSSQMPMAVVDVQEKTPKQKGSGVTQTYEKTRTSPFLRAEVYSNRGNLRAELGDALGAIADYTKALSIDPDKAYIYNSRGLLRFQVGQYESAITDFDEAIRREPTYATAYNNRGNAHYFTGNAKAALNDFSQALKLDPNLAEAYISRAQARAATNDSEGAVLDYQRALHLRELHCGNALSEMN encoded by the coding sequence ATGCAGTGGAAAATGCTACTCAATGAAGCCATTGATCGGGCCCGCCGAGGAGATTTGCCCGAGGCAGTTGTTCTGTTTGATCAGGTTTTGCGCATAGAACCCACCTATAGCAAAGCCTATTACAACAAAGCCTGTGCCCTTAGCGATCTGGGCCAAATCAACGCGGCCGTCGCAGCATTTTCTGAAGCTATCCAACTCAATCCGCTTTACGTCAACGCTTATCTCAATCGAGGCAACTTGTATCGCAAGCAGGGTGATTATGTTGCCGCCATGGCGGATTTTGAGGCGGCTTTACAGATTCAGCCTGATTCAGCTAAAGCCTATGGCAGCCGAGGGCTAACCTACCTCTCTCAGGGATACTGCAAAGCTGCCATTGGAGATTTAGATCAGGCGATCGCCTATTCCCCCAAGTTTGCCAAGCTTTACCTCTGGCGTGGCTGTGCCTATTTAAAGCTGGAAAACTGCACCAAGGCCATTGCTGACTTTAATACTGCCCTGACCTACAAGCCCTCGTTGGCGGATGCCTATCACAGTCGTGGGCTAGCTTACATGAGCTTGGGCAACCTTTATCAGGCCAGTGCTGATATGAACCAGGCCATTGAACTCAATCCTGAACTGGTCGAAGCTTATAGCAATCGAGGCATCTTACGGCACAAACTGGGCGATACCGAAGGGGCTGTGGCTGACTATCAAAGAGTCATGACACTCACCTCAGAACTGCCCTCTTCTCAGATGCCCATGGCCGTCGTAGATGTTCAAGAAAAGACGCCTAAACAAAAAGGTTCAGGCGTCACTCAGACCTATGAAAAAACGCGGACATCGCCTTTTCTGCGGGCTGAAGTTTACAGCAATCGGGGGAACCTCAGGGCAGAACTGGGGGATGCGCTGGGGGCGATCGCAGACTACACCAAAGCTTTGTCGATAGATCCAGATAAAGCCTATATCTACAACAGTCGGGGGCTGCTCAGGTTCCAGGTTGGGCAGTATGAATCAGCCATTACCGATTTTGATGAAGCGATTCGGCGGGAACCCACCTACGCGACTGCCTATAACAACCGAGGGAATGCCCACTACTTTACGGGCAATGCCAAAGCAGCGCTGAACGATTTTAGTCAGGCTTTGAAGTTAGACCCGAATTTGGCAGAAGCTTACATCAGTCGAGCCCAGGCCAGGGCGGCCACCAATGATTCTGAAGGGGCCGTGTTGGATTATCAGCGGGCGCTACACCTGCGAGAATTGCACTGCGGGAACGCCCTCAGCGAGATGAATTAG
- a CDS encoding DUF4129 domain-containing protein, with the protein MTAESIQTSSLAWQIRHLAKNLSEWIRLQLVFPDVPDLPSWEYPPWIGRFLLGLAVIGGVLWLAWVLVQLVDRYLMNRAQLPQSQLHVQTVHPPPARTAADWMRQAQRFEQQRNWQEACRAIYLAALQLLHERDWISHQFSRTDGEYLQAIQTLKQPRPLQLLIRTHERSHFGAAPLTAENLHRCRQAYQEIENR; encoded by the coding sequence ATGACTGCTGAATCCATTCAAACCAGTAGCTTGGCATGGCAAATCAGGCATCTGGCTAAGAACCTTTCCGAGTGGATACGGCTCCAACTAGTGTTTCCAGACGTGCCGGACTTACCCAGTTGGGAATACCCGCCTTGGATAGGTAGGTTCTTATTAGGGCTTGCGGTTATTGGGGGAGTCCTGTGGCTAGCCTGGGTACTGGTACAACTCGTCGACCGCTATCTCATGAACCGGGCTCAGCTCCCTCAAAGCCAGCTGCACGTACAAACTGTGCACCCACCACCAGCGCGAACGGCTGCTGACTGGATGCGCCAGGCCCAGCGGTTTGAGCAACAACGGAATTGGCAAGAAGCCTGTCGAGCCATTTATTTGGCGGCTTTACAACTCCTCCACGAGCGCGACTGGATTTCCCATCAGTTCAGTCGTACCGACGGGGAATATTTGCAGGCCATTCAAACCCTTAAGCAACCCCGGCCACTACAGCTCTTGATTCGCACCCACGAGCGCTCTCACTTTGGCGCTGCTCCCCTGACCGCTGAAAACCTCCACCGTTGCCGCCAAGCCTATCAGGAGATTGAAAACCGATGA
- the dnaB gene encoding replicative DNA helicase: MVQKLDFQTYSDRLPPQNVEAEEAILGGVLLDPEAIGRVMEVLNPDAFYISAHKTIYRAAVDLNSKGLPTDLMTVTTWLKDHDLLEKVGGQSRIAQLVDRTLSAANIDQYAALVMEKFMRRRLIQIGGEISQLGFEADTSLERCLDEAEQKLFAITQDRPQQALSSTADILIETFSEIEQRAEGLVLPGVPCSFYDLDAMTQGFQRSDLIIAAGRPSMGKTAFVLNIARNIADAQKLPIAIFSLEMSKQQLVYRLLSSELGLETSRLRTGRLNPNEWTVLGQGINNLSEMPIFIDDTPNIGVAEMRSKARRLQAEQGGALGLILIDYLQLMEGSSDNRVQELSKITRSLKGLARELNAPIIALSQLSRGVESRTNKRPMMSDLRESGSIEQDADLIMMLYREEYYDPDTPDRGITEIIITKHRNGPTGTVKLLFEPQYTRFRNLAQAPP; encoded by the coding sequence ATGGTTCAGAAGCTTGATTTTCAGACCTATAGCGATCGCTTGCCGCCCCAAAATGTAGAGGCTGAGGAAGCTATTTTGGGCGGTGTTTTATTGGATCCTGAGGCGATCGGTCGGGTGATGGAAGTGCTGAACCCCGATGCGTTTTATATCAGTGCCCATAAAACCATCTACCGAGCTGCGGTGGACCTTAATAGCAAAGGACTGCCCACCGATCTGATGACGGTCACGACCTGGCTGAAAGATCACGACCTGCTGGAAAAAGTAGGCGGACAGAGCCGCATCGCACAGCTGGTAGACCGCACCCTCAGCGCCGCGAACATTGACCAGTACGCTGCCCTGGTGATGGAAAAGTTTATGCGGCGGCGACTGATTCAGATTGGAGGTGAAATTTCTCAACTGGGGTTTGAAGCAGACACGTCCTTAGAACGGTGTCTAGACGAAGCCGAGCAAAAGCTGTTTGCTATCACCCAAGACCGTCCTCAGCAAGCCCTGAGCTCAACTGCCGATATTCTGATCGAAACCTTTTCTGAAATTGAACAGCGGGCCGAAGGTCTGGTCTTGCCGGGCGTGCCCTGCAGCTTTTACGACCTGGATGCAATGACCCAGGGATTTCAGCGCTCTGACCTAATTATTGCTGCTGGCAGGCCGTCAATGGGCAAGACGGCTTTCGTGCTTAATATTGCTCGTAATATCGCAGATGCTCAAAAGCTGCCGATCGCGATCTTCAGTCTAGAAATGTCTAAGCAGCAGTTGGTGTATCGTCTGCTCTCCAGTGAGTTAGGGCTAGAAACGAGTCGGCTCCGCACCGGACGCCTCAACCCGAATGAATGGACGGTACTGGGGCAGGGCATCAATAACCTGTCTGAAATGCCCATCTTTATTGACGATACGCCGAACATTGGGGTTGCGGAAATGAGATCGAAGGCGCGGCGACTGCAGGCCGAACAGGGAGGAGCGCTGGGGCTGATCTTGATTGACTATCTGCAGCTGATGGAAGGCAGCAGTGACAATCGCGTCCAGGAGTTGTCGAAAATTACGCGATCGCTCAAAGGACTCGCCCGCGAACTGAATGCTCCGATCATTGCCCTTTCCCAGCTTAGCCGGGGCGTTGAGTCGCGCACAAACAAGCGCCCCATGATGAGCGATTTAAGGGAAAGTGGATCTATTGAGCAGGATGCCGATTTGATCATGATGCTGTATCGCGAAGAGTACTACGATCCGGATACGCCCGATCGCGGCATTACTGAAATCATCATCACCAAGCACCGCAACGGCCCCACGGGGACTGTCAAGCTGCTGTTTGAACCCCAATACACCCGCTTCCGCAACCTTGCTCAAGCACCCCCTTAA
- a CDS encoding PRC-barrel domain-containing protein, giving the protein MSETDVTSIRQSELHNRLVIDIETTEELGKLSQFLVDVKNHQLEGFVCRSGLLGRERTPILWVQIESIGQDSILVRRSGGIITERFDEAVVIDKQAVWTDTGNNVGALVDYCIELETGAITQYLFTAPGWQGFTDGLYLFQPAAVVSVGKKRMMVRQSTLEQAPQFIPGVQDRVAQALQEDLERTRQDMQGAMNSTQAMADQVQQQTQKLTGQARSQFGRMFGQVKQQSKKLRSQVNDRFADAAANLQNQQPGRIEEASSTTIDIDSEEVWPEDRENANSD; this is encoded by the coding sequence ATGTCTGAGACTGATGTCACCTCCATCCGTCAAAGTGAACTGCACAATCGCCTGGTCATCGATATTGAGACAACGGAAGAATTGGGCAAGCTCTCTCAGTTCCTCGTCGATGTTAAAAATCATCAGCTCGAAGGGTTTGTCTGTCGGAGCGGTTTACTCGGACGGGAGCGCACCCCCATCCTTTGGGTTCAGATTGAGTCAATTGGGCAAGATAGCATTCTCGTGCGGCGCAGTGGTGGCATCATCACCGAGCGGTTTGATGAGGCCGTGGTTATCGATAAGCAGGCCGTTTGGACTGATACCGGCAACAATGTTGGTGCCTTAGTGGATTACTGCATTGAGCTGGAAACCGGCGCAATCACCCAATATTTGTTCACAGCGCCTGGCTGGCAAGGATTCACCGATGGTCTTTATCTCTTTCAGCCAGCAGCGGTTGTCAGTGTCGGCAAGAAGCGCATGATGGTGCGCCAAAGCACGTTAGAACAGGCCCCGCAGTTTATCCCAGGCGTGCAGGATCGAGTTGCCCAGGCCTTGCAGGAAGATTTGGAGCGGACTCGGCAAGATATGCAGGGAGCCATGAACAGCACTCAAGCCATGGCTGATCAGGTTCAACAACAGACCCAAAAACTCACTGGGCAAGCGCGATCGCAATTCGGTCGAATGTTTGGCCAAGTCAAACAGCAGAGTAAAAAACTGCGATCGCAGGTCAATGATCGATTTGCTGATGCTGCTGCTAACCTGCAAAATCAGCAGCCGGGCAGAATTGAAGAAGCCTCTAGCACCACCATTGACATCGACTCTGAAGAAGTCTGGCCAGAGGACAGGGAAAACGCAAACTCTGACTAA
- a CDS encoding tetratricopeptide repeat protein has protein sequence MTVLLGAIPIVIDFIQRVQGNTDSTTTLWLALGAGLLWVMCGYYARFWNPALNDARLKTPTRFLAATPWKRTRAQLKNREQVQAQREQWRKHIRRYATVGCIVIPLFILAGCSHWLPFQPSSNQAVVILVADFDGADEQNDDVTETILSELRDATQDYSDVQIKALNQTITEAEGSDVARTLGDKGKADLLIWGWFSKPQEFMSVRVNFEMLQPPKDLPQLQATADDNRLVGNIQINKQTILEFASTPWPMEIQLPSEIGYFKLFCAGIARYLAADWQGAISYLGSAVEHVQEPPERLNLSTAFLYQGRAYLLISAYEDAIAAYDAALQRQPEFPSALTSKGYALFQLGRYEEAITTLNTALSIQPEFPLALNNKGYALLQLGRYEEAITTFNAALAISPNDLDALNNKGAALITGGRYQEAITTLDTALSIQPEDPEALNNKGLALNHLNRYEESIALFDAALNLKPDSYVALSNKGSALLNLGRLEAAISAFDAALNIKSDLPLAIHDKGVALGQLGRHEEALAAFDSALEIQPDLLDALENKGVSLMILGRYEEALNTVNAALKIQPDLHTSLDQKGHTLLLLGRYEEALTAFNAALDVDPNYPGALYRKAIALAHLGQQDEALKQLTKAFALEASFQNAAQTDPGLDVLREDPRFQALINLNLQ, from the coding sequence ATGACTGTTTTGCTTGGGGCAATCCCAATCGTCATCGATTTCATTCAACGGGTACAGGGCAATACCGACTCAACCACAACACTGTGGCTCGCGCTGGGGGCAGGGCTGCTGTGGGTTATGTGCGGTTACTACGCTCGTTTTTGGAACCCAGCTCTCAACGATGCCCGCTTGAAAACCCCTACTCGTTTTTTGGCTGCCACACCCTGGAAACGCACCCGAGCCCAGCTGAAAAATCGAGAACAGGTACAAGCCCAGCGCGAACAATGGCGCAAGCATATTCGGCGATATGCCACAGTAGGATGCATCGTCATTCCCCTATTCATTCTTGCCGGATGCTCTCATTGGCTACCGTTTCAGCCTTCGTCCAATCAGGCGGTCGTGATTCTTGTTGCTGATTTTGATGGAGCAGACGAGCAAAATGATGACGTCACGGAAACTATTCTCAGCGAGCTAAGAGACGCCACACAGGACTACAGTGATGTCCAGATAAAGGCTCTGAACCAGACCATTACAGAAGCAGAAGGGAGTGATGTTGCGCGCACCCTTGGAGATAAGGGCAAAGCCGACCTCTTAATTTGGGGCTGGTTTAGCAAGCCGCAGGAATTCATGTCTGTGCGTGTTAATTTCGAGATGCTACAGCCCCCTAAAGATTTGCCGCAATTGCAGGCAACAGCTGACGATAATCGTCTGGTTGGGAATATACAAATAAATAAGCAAACTATTTTGGAGTTTGCGTCGACCCCTTGGCCGATGGAGATTCAGCTTCCTTCTGAAATCGGTTACTTTAAACTCTTTTGTGCAGGAATAGCGCGATACTTAGCTGCAGATTGGCAAGGTGCGATTTCCTACCTTGGTTCTGCTGTAGAACACGTTCAAGAACCGCCAGAAAGATTAAATTTAAGCACTGCCTTTCTCTACCAGGGGCGTGCATATTTATTGATCTCCGCCTACGAAGACGCGATCGCCGCTTACGATGCCGCCCTGCAGAGACAGCCAGAGTTCCCTTCAGCCTTAACTAGTAAAGGATATGCACTCTTTCAGTTAGGTCGCTATGAGGAAGCCATCACCACTCTTAATACCGCTCTTTCCATCCAACCAGAGTTTCCCTTAGCCCTGAATAATAAAGGGTATGCACTCTTGCAATTAGGCCGCTATGAGGAAGCCATTACGACTTTTAATGCTGCCCTTGCTATCAGTCCCAATGATCTTGATGCGCTCAATAACAAAGGTGCTGCGCTAATCACAGGAGGCCGCTACCAGGAAGCCATTACCACCCTTGACACTGCCCTGAGTATCCAGCCAGAGGATCCTGAAGCGCTCAACAATAAAGGCTTGGCGCTGAATCATTTGAACCGTTATGAAGAATCCATCGCTCTCTTCGATGCTGCCCTCAACCTCAAGCCAGACTCCTATGTTGCGCTCTCCAACAAAGGGTCTGCACTGCTGAACTTGGGCCGTTTGGAGGCGGCGATCTCAGCCTTTGACGCGGCCCTTAACATCAAGTCAGATCTGCCCCTGGCAATTCATGACAAAGGGGTTGCCCTGGGGCAATTAGGCCGCCATGAGGAGGCGCTAGCCGCTTTCGACAGTGCTCTGGAGATTCAACCAGACTTGCTAGACGCGCTTGAGAACAAAGGTGTTTCATTAATGATTCTAGGGCGTTATGAAGAGGCGCTTAACACCGTTAACGCCGCCCTTAAGATTCAACCAGATCTCCATACATCACTGGATCAAAAAGGGCATACACTACTGCTTTTAGGCCGTTATGAGGAAGCATTGACTGCTTTTAACGCTGCCCTTGACGTTGACCCCAATTATCCTGGCGCGCTTTATCGTAAAGCGATAGCCTTGGCTCATTTAGGTCAACAGGATGAAGCACTCAAGCAGTTGACAAAAGCTTTTGCCCTAGAAGCATCCTTTCAAAATGCCGCACAAACTGATCCAGGCTTGGATGTGCTTCGTGAAGATCCCCGTTTTCAAGCCCTGATCAATCTCAATCTGCAATAG